Proteins from a single region of Flavobacterium sp. K5-23:
- a CDS encoding CusA/CzcA family heavy metal efflux RND transporter: MLDKIIQFSIKNKFIILLFTLVLIAWGSYSLKNLPLDALPDVTNNQVQILTTAPTLAAQEVEQLITFPLEQSVKTIPKVIELRSISRFGLSVVTVVFEDEVDIYWAREQVFQRLKQAEENIPKYAGSPELAPITTGLGEIYQYDVYAKKGYEDKYNATELRTIQDWIIIPQLQGIKGLAEVSTWGGSLKQYEISVNPNQLNSTGVTITEIFDALENNNQNTGGAYIEKEQYSYFIRGVGMATGIKDLENIVVKNRNGIPILIRNVATVQEGTAMRYGATTKDGKGEIVGGLALMLKGENSSAVVKRIKERMIQINKSLPEGVVAEAFIDRGKLVDSVIGTVSKNLLEGALIVIFVLILFLGNLRAGLIVASVIPLAMLFAVILMNYFDISGNLMSLGAIDFGIIVDGAVIIVEATMHHLYRKKINADVSANVAVSNSYSQEEMDMEVYNSASKIRTSAAFGEIIILIVYLPILALIGTEGKMFRPMAMTVGFAVIGAFILSLTYVPMMSAMFLSKEKVQKENFSDRMMAWFESIYAPFLVKVLQLKKLVLGVALGLFLVALFVFQNMGGEFIPTIEEGDLAINASIMTGSSLSQMVKTTTEYEKLLKAKFPEINTIVTKIGSGEIPTDPMPIESGDLIIVLKDKSEWTSADNWEDLANLMKEEMERIPGATIEISQPIQMRFNELMTGSRSDIAIKIFGEDLTVLDNKANELISKINKIEGIGDLKADKVTGLPQITIKFDYDKIALYGVNIADINKIIRSSFAGETAGKIYEGSKRFDVAVRMNKDNRTDINDVTNLFIPLPNGQQVPLSQVASISYEQGPVQVTREDGKRRITVGLNVRGRDVKSVVEEIQKKLETNFKLPAGYYITYGGQFENLVEANKRLSVALPIALSLILVLLYFTFNSVKQAFLIFTAIPLSAIGGVFALSLRGMPFSISAGIGFIALFGIAVLNGIVLITYFNQLKKEGILDPLERVLIGTRTRLRPVLMTAAVASLGFLPMALSTSGGAEVQKPLATVVIGGLLSATLLTLIVLPILYLLFENGIKMKKNVSKSIAMLFLLMFSTFSFAQNSQTITLENAITLAKLNNIGLKISNKEIEKQTILKETAFQPDPLQIQYQGGQFNSVEYDHNISVQQYFPIGRITKTNRQLQEELVKLAEKRKAMSEYEVEKAVTMAYYQYLFGISIQKLNSELDGIYTQFLKNAELRFKTGESGNIEVLSAKAKVKEIEMIKEQLVLDLAIYQKQFQYFVQTEALIIPDLTTDFQYSNVGHNETNNAVNLVSDYYQQQVSVAQKEADTYKALRMPKLGLGYFAQSIDTQFYFQGFTAGLQIPLFGGVNSAKAKAAEVGISQSQLALEKSKLSLKLQIEELKNEFEKQQKGVNYYQKEGLQYSEQIIVTAQKSYANGDMSYWTYISFLNQAIDIKKQYAEALNNFNQSAIQLQFPSILNN; encoded by the coding sequence ATGTTAGATAAAATTATACAATTCAGTATAAAGAATAAATTCATTATACTTTTATTTACCCTTGTGCTAATTGCCTGGGGAAGCTATTCGCTCAAGAATTTACCTCTTGATGCACTACCTGATGTAACTAATAATCAGGTTCAAATATTAACTACAGCACCTACATTAGCAGCTCAAGAAGTGGAGCAACTTATTACTTTTCCACTTGAACAATCCGTAAAGACGATACCTAAGGTAATCGAGCTTCGTAGTATTTCCCGTTTTGGATTATCAGTAGTTACTGTAGTATTTGAAGACGAGGTTGATATTTACTGGGCTAGGGAACAGGTTTTTCAACGTTTAAAGCAAGCCGAAGAAAACATTCCAAAATATGCCGGTTCACCTGAATTAGCTCCTATTACTACCGGTTTAGGAGAAATATATCAATACGATGTTTATGCCAAAAAAGGGTATGAAGACAAATACAACGCAACCGAATTACGTACCATTCAAGACTGGATTATTATTCCGCAACTTCAAGGGATAAAAGGTTTAGCTGAAGTAAGTACTTGGGGTGGAAGTTTGAAACAATATGAGATTTCCGTTAACCCAAATCAGTTGAATAGTACTGGAGTTACCATTACTGAAATTTTTGACGCTTTAGAAAACAACAATCAAAATACGGGTGGAGCCTATATTGAAAAAGAACAATATTCTTATTTTATTCGTGGCGTGGGAATGGCTACAGGAATCAAAGACTTAGAAAATATTGTTGTCAAAAATAGAAACGGAATCCCAATTCTGATTCGGAATGTTGCCACAGTTCAAGAAGGAACAGCTATGCGTTATGGAGCAACTACAAAAGATGGTAAAGGCGAAATCGTAGGTGGTTTAGCCCTTATGCTCAAGGGTGAAAATTCAAGCGCTGTAGTAAAGAGAATTAAAGAAAGAATGATACAAATCAATAAAAGCCTGCCTGAAGGAGTTGTGGCGGAAGCTTTTATTGATAGAGGGAAGTTAGTTGATAGTGTAATAGGAACCGTCTCTAAAAACCTTTTGGAAGGAGCATTAATAGTGATATTTGTTCTGATTTTATTCTTAGGGAATTTAAGAGCAGGGCTTATAGTTGCTTCGGTTATTCCATTAGCGATGCTTTTTGCAGTGATTCTGATGAATTATTTTGACATAAGCGGAAACTTAATGAGCCTTGGCGCGATTGATTTTGGAATTATAGTCGACGGCGCTGTGATTATTGTCGAAGCCACGATGCATCATTTGTATCGAAAGAAAATCAATGCCGATGTATCAGCTAATGTTGCTGTATCTAATTCATATTCTCAGGAAGAAATGGATATGGAAGTATATAACTCCGCTTCTAAAATAAGAACAAGTGCTGCCTTTGGAGAAATTATTATCCTGATAGTGTATTTGCCCATCCTTGCGTTAATAGGTACCGAAGGAAAAATGTTTAGACCTATGGCTATGACTGTTGGTTTTGCAGTTATTGGTGCTTTTATATTGTCATTGACTTACGTTCCTATGATGAGTGCTATGTTTTTATCTAAAGAAAAAGTGCAAAAAGAAAATTTTAGTGATCGAATGATGGCTTGGTTCGAAAGTATCTATGCTCCGTTTTTAGTAAAAGTATTGCAATTAAAAAAACTTGTTTTAGGTGTAGCATTAGGTTTGTTCTTAGTTGCCTTATTTGTATTTCAAAATATGGGTGGCGAATTTATCCCAACAATCGAAGAAGGGGATTTAGCCATAAATGCTTCCATTATGACGGGAAGCTCGCTTTCGCAAATGGTAAAAACAACAACCGAATATGAAAAATTACTAAAAGCAAAATTTCCGGAAATTAATACGATTGTGACTAAAATAGGAAGTGGAGAAATTCCAACGGATCCAATGCCTATCGAAAGTGGAGATTTGATTATTGTTTTAAAAGACAAAAGCGAATGGACATCAGCAGATAATTGGGAGGATTTAGCTAATTTAATGAAAGAAGAAATGGAGCGAATTCCAGGAGCAACCATTGAGATTTCTCAGCCTATTCAAATGCGTTTTAATGAGTTAATGACTGGAAGCCGTTCGGATATTGCCATAAAGATTTTTGGTGAGGATTTAACGGTTTTGGATAATAAAGCAAATGAATTAATTTCCAAGATCAATAAAATTGAAGGGATTGGTGATTTAAAAGCCGATAAAGTTACTGGTTTGCCTCAGATTACCATTAAATTCGATTATGATAAAATTGCTTTATACGGAGTGAATATAGCCGACATAAACAAGATTATACGTTCCTCATTTGCAGGAGAAACAGCAGGTAAAATCTATGAAGGAAGTAAACGTTTTGATGTAGCTGTTCGAATGAACAAAGACAATCGAACGGATATTAATGACGTTACTAATCTTTTTATACCATTACCAAACGGACAACAAGTGCCACTTTCTCAAGTAGCATCTATAAGCTACGAACAAGGACCTGTTCAGGTGACTAGGGAAGATGGTAAGCGAAGAATCACTGTTGGTTTAAACGTGAGAGGTCGTGATGTGAAAAGTGTGGTAGAAGAAATCCAAAAGAAACTGGAAACTAATTTCAAACTTCCAGCGGGTTATTATATTACTTACGGAGGTCAGTTTGAAAATTTAGTAGAAGCTAACAAGCGACTTTCGGTTGCCTTACCTATTGCTTTGAGTTTAATTTTAGTATTGTTGTATTTTACTTTTAATAGTGTGAAACAAGCCTTTTTGATTTTTACTGCTATTCCGTTATCAGCCATTGGAGGTGTATTTGCATTGTCATTGCGCGGAATGCCTTTTAGCATATCGGCAGGAATTGGGTTTATTGCTTTGTTTGGAATCGCGGTTCTTAACGGAATAGTTTTGATTACTTATTTCAACCAACTCAAAAAAGAAGGGATTTTAGACCCTCTTGAGCGTGTTTTAATTGGAACAAGAACAAGATTACGTCCCGTTTTAATGACTGCAGCAGTGGCTTCATTAGGTTTCTTACCAATGGCTTTGTCTACAAGTGGTGGCGCCGAAGTACAAAAACCATTAGCAACAGTTGTCATTGGTGGATTATTATCGGCCACTTTGTTGACATTGATTGTGTTACCCATTTTGTATTTATTATTTGAAAACGGAATTAAAATGAAAAAGAATGTTTCAAAATCTATTGCAATGCTATTTTTATTAATGTTTAGTACTTTCTCGTTTGCTCAAAATAGCCAAACCATTACTTTGGAAAATGCAATCACATTGGCTAAATTGAATAACATTGGTTTGAAAATTTCGAATAAAGAAATAGAAAAACAAACTATCCTCAAGGAAACCGCTTTTCAACCAGATCCATTGCAAATTCAATACCAAGGCGGGCAGTTTAATAGTGTGGAGTATGACCACAATATTTCGGTGCAGCAATATTTTCCAATTGGTAGAATCACTAAAACCAACAGGCAATTGCAGGAGGAATTGGTGAAACTTGCTGAAAAGCGCAAAGCAATGTCTGAATATGAAGTCGAAAAAGCGGTTACTATGGCTTACTATCAATATCTTTTTGGTATTTCGATACAAAAACTGAATAGTGAACTGGATGGCATTTATACTCAGTTTTTAAAAAATGCCGAGTTACGTTTTAAAACGGGTGAAAGCGGGAATATTGAAGTTCTTAGTGCTAAAGCTAAAGTGAAAGAAATTGAAATGATCAAAGAGCAATTAGTATTAGATTTAGCTATTTATCAAAAACAGTTTCAGTATTTTGTACAAACGGAAGCGTTAATAATACCTGATTTAACAACTGATTTTCAATATTCGAATGTTGGCCATAATGAAACAAATAACGCTGTAAATTTAGTTTCAGATTATTACCAACAACAGGTTTCGGTTGCTCAAAAAGAAGCGGATACTTATAAGGCACTACGAATGCCTAAATTAGGTTTGGGTTATTTTGCCCAAAGTATCGATACTCAGTTTTATTTTCAAGGATTTACTGCAGGATTGCAAATTCCGTTGTTTGGGGGAGTTAATTCGGCGAAAGCCAAAGCTGCCGAAGTTGGGATTTCGCAATCGCAATTAGCATTAGAAAAAAGTAAATTGTCCCTAAAATTACAAATAGAGGAACTGAAAAATGAATTCGAAAAACAACAAAAGGGAGTGAATTATTATCAAAAAGAAGGATTGCAATATTCGGAACAAATTATAGTGACAGCGCAAAAAAGCTACGCAAATGGAGATATGAGTTATTGGACGTATATCAGTTTTTTAAATCAAGCCATTGATATCAAAAAACAATATGCTGAGGCTTTAAATAATTTCAATCAAAGTGCAATTCAACTGCAATTCCCATCTATTTTAAACAACTAA
- a CDS encoding DUF6660 family protein, whose protein sequence is MNFILSFYLIVVSCLPCADMEVYSTAHTSQETASNESSHSHDKEKDLCPPFCACNCCGAQTLAFLPEIVFDLPLVSTVIKTKELYYKSICTSNFYGSIWQPPQIV, encoded by the coding sequence ATGAATTTTATATTGTCCTTCTACTTAATAGTCGTTTCCTGTTTGCCTTGTGCAGATATGGAAGTGTATAGTACAGCTCATACTTCTCAAGAAACGGCATCAAATGAATCGTCACATTCACACGATAAAGAAAAAGATTTATGTCCCCCTTTTTGTGCCTGTAATTGTTGTGGCGCACAAACTTTAGCATTTCTTCCTGAAATTGTTTTTGATCTCCCTTTAGTTTCAACAGTTATTAAAACTAAAGAGCTTTATTATAAATCGATTTGTACTTCCAATTTCTACGGGAGTATCTGGCAACCCCCTCAAATAGTATAA
- a CDS encoding ABC transporter ATPase, with product MYVPFENLPEESRIWIYQSNRKFSDAEFSEIETALQSFLESWAAHGTSLESSYELKYNRFIIIAVNQDVQAATGCSIDSSVEFIQSLEKKYDVDLLDKMNVTFKLGEHIAHKPLIDFKKMVKDKAVTENTIVFNNLINNVQEYLESWEVPAMDSWHSRFF from the coding sequence ATGTACGTTCCATTTGAAAATTTACCCGAAGAATCCAGAATATGGATATATCAATCCAACAGAAAATTTTCGGATGCCGAATTTTCTGAAATCGAAACTGCTTTGCAATCCTTTCTTGAAAGTTGGGCTGCTCATGGTACAAGTTTAGAATCTTCATATGAACTAAAGTACAACCGATTTATAATTATAGCCGTAAATCAGGATGTGCAGGCAGCAACAGGGTGTTCAATTGATTCTTCTGTAGAATTTATTCAAAGTTTGGAAAAAAAATACGATGTTGATCTTTTGGATAAAATGAATGTAACTTTCAAATTAGGAGAACATATCGCTCATAAGCCATTGATTGATTTCAAGAAAATGGTAAAAGACAAAGCGGTAACAGAAAACACTATCGTTTTCAATAATTTAATTAATAACGTACAAGAATATTTAGAATCATGGGAAGTTCCAGCTATGGATAGTTGGCACAGTCGTTTTTTTTAG
- a CDS encoding (Fe-S)-binding protein, whose product MSENLIVPTMAEMLAQGKQPEVLFWVGCAGSFDDRAKKITKAFVKILNRSNVSFAVLGAEESCTGDPAKRAGNEFLFQMQAMMNIEVLNAYEAKKIVTACPHCFNTLKNEYPELGGQYEVVHHTEFLKSLLDDGRLTIEGGQFKGKKITFHDPCYLGRANNVYEAPRELIEKLDAELIEMKRSKANGLCCGAGGAQMFKDAEPGDMEVNVLRTEDALEVKPDIIAAGCPFCNTMLTDGIKVKEREADVKVMDIAELIANAQDL is encoded by the coding sequence ATGTCAGAAAATTTAATAGTACCAACAATGGCAGAAATGCTAGCTCAAGGAAAACAACCAGAAGTTTTATTCTGGGTTGGTTGCGCAGGTAGTTTTGATGATAGAGCAAAAAAAATAACCAAAGCTTTCGTGAAAATTTTAAACCGTTCTAATGTTTCTTTTGCGGTTTTAGGAGCAGAGGAAAGTTGTACTGGTGATCCAGCAAAAAGAGCTGGAAATGAGTTTTTATTTCAAATGCAAGCGATGATGAACATCGAAGTATTAAATGCATACGAAGCAAAGAAAATAGTAACTGCTTGTCCGCATTGTTTTAATACTTTAAAAAATGAGTATCCTGAATTAGGAGGTCAATACGAAGTAGTTCACCATACTGAGTTTTTAAAATCATTGTTAGATGATGGTAGATTAACTATTGAAGGCGGTCAGTTTAAAGGTAAGAAGATTACTTTTCACGATCCTTGTTACTTGGGAAGAGCAAATAACGTTTATGAAGCGCCTAGAGAATTGATTGAAAAATTAGATGCTGAATTAATAGAAATGAAACGTTCTAAAGCAAATGGTCTTTGTTGTGGAGCCGGAGGAGCTCAAATGTTTAAAGATGCTGAACCCGGTGATATGGAGGTAAATGTGTTGAGAACAGAAGATGCATTAGAAGTTAAGCCAGACATTATTGCTGCAGGATGCCCTTTCTGTAACACGATGTTGACTGACGGAATTAAAGTTAAAGAAAGAGAAGCTGATGTGAAAGTTATGGATATAGCCGAACTGATAGCAAATGCACAAGATTTATAA
- a CDS encoding (Fe-S)-binding protein gives MSYLDNVLFAILLIIGFGYFYINIKKIARNINLGIDVGRKDNPAARWKNMAMIALGQSKMVKRPIAGALHIVVYLGFIIINIELLEIIIDGLFGTHRVFAVLGSLYDVLIGSFEILALLVLVAVSVFWIRRNILKLKRFMNPEMKGYPKNDANYILYFEVVLMTLFLLMNATDLHLQNVPGGFSHFIKAGSFPVSQFIEPLFNGMSNELVMLLTEMFWWIHIVGILIFMNYLYFSKHLHILLAFPNTYFADLNPQGQFDNLEAVTKEVKMMMDPNADPFAAAPVVEGEAPAKFGASDVQDLNWVQLLNAYTCTECGRCTSSCPANQTGKKLSPRKIMMDTRDRLEEVGKNIDANKGIFIPDNKTLLNDYITPEELWACTSCNACVEECPVNISPLSIIMDMRRYLVMEQSAAPMPLNAMMTNIENNGAPWQYSQQDRLNWKDEN, from the coding sequence AAAGGATAATCCTGCTGCACGATGGAAAAATATGGCTATGATTGCGTTAGGGCAATCAAAAATGGTTAAAAGACCTATAGCAGGTGCTCTTCACATTGTAGTTTATTTAGGTTTCATTATTATTAATATCGAATTGTTGGAAATCATCATCGATGGTTTATTTGGAACCCACCGCGTATTTGCTGTTTTAGGTTCTTTATACGATGTCTTAATAGGTTCATTTGAAATATTAGCACTATTAGTACTTGTAGCTGTTTCTGTTTTTTGGATTCGAAGAAATATACTGAAATTGAAACGTTTTATGAATCCTGAAATGAAAGGATATCCTAAAAATGACGCAAATTACATCTTGTATTTTGAGGTTGTTTTAATGACTTTGTTTTTATTAATGAATGCTACTGATTTGCATTTACAAAATGTACCAGGTGGTTTTTCTCATTTTATAAAAGCAGGTTCTTTTCCTGTAAGTCAGTTTATTGAACCATTGTTCAATGGAATGTCTAATGAATTAGTGATGTTGCTTACTGAAATGTTTTGGTGGATTCATATTGTTGGTATCTTGATTTTTATGAATTATTTATATTTCTCAAAACACTTACATATATTATTAGCTTTTCCTAACACTTATTTTGCGGACTTAAATCCACAAGGGCAATTTGACAACTTGGAAGCTGTTACTAAAGAGGTGAAAATGATGATGGACCCTAATGCTGATCCATTTGCAGCAGCTCCAGTAGTGGAAGGTGAAGCACCAGCAAAATTTGGAGCAAGTGATGTTCAGGATTTAAATTGGGTTCAATTATTGAATGCTTATACATGTACTGAATGTGGTCGTTGTACCTCTTCTTGTCCAGCAAATCAAACGGGTAAAAAATTGTCTCCTCGTAAGATTATGATGGATACAAGAGATAGATTAGAAGAAGTAGGTAAAAATATAGATGCTAATAAAGGAATTTTTATCCCAGACAATAAAACTTTATTAAACGATTACATTACCCCAGAAGAATTATGGGCTTGTACTTCTTGTAATGCTTGCGTTGAAGAGTGTCCTGTAAATATCAGTCCGCTTTCTATCATTATGGATATGAGACGTTATTTAGTTATGGAGCAAAGTGCAGCACCGATGCCTTTGAATGCGATGATGACTAATATTGAAAATAATGGAGCGCCATGGCAATACAGTCAACAAGATCGTTTGAACTGGAAAGACGAGAATTAA